From a single Fulvivirga ulvae genomic region:
- the purD gene encoding phosphoribosylamine--glycine ligase, which translates to MNILILGSGGREYTLAWKIGESEKCNKLFVAPGNAGTAQIAHNVALNPGDFAAIGKFVLDENIDLVVVGPEDPLVNGIRDYFEADPELKDIAMVGPGQAGAQLEGSKDFSKSFMEKHGIPTAKSKTFTADNINEGLSYLDTCNTPIVLKADGLAAGKGVIISESRDEAKTALKSMLVDKQFGEASSKVLIEEFLKGIELSVFVLSDGTDYVLLPEAKDYKRIGEGDTGLNTGGMGAVSPVSFANTDFINKVKSKVIEPTIEGLKKESIDYKGFIFIGLMNVGGEPYVIEYNVRMGDPETQVVFPRIESDVAELLYAAAIGNLKNISLQISDLVATTVVLVAGGYPEAYEKGNVIHGLADVTDALVIHAGTKQKDYKFVTNGGRVLAITGQGETLEEALEKSYYGAKCISWDDMYYRKDIGKDILALQVNQLK; encoded by the coding sequence ATGAATATATTAATACTGGGAAGCGGAGGAAGGGAGTATACACTAGCCTGGAAAATTGGTGAAAGTGAAAAGTGTAATAAGCTGTTTGTAGCTCCCGGAAATGCCGGCACCGCGCAGATTGCTCATAATGTAGCATTAAACCCGGGCGATTTTGCTGCTATCGGTAAGTTTGTATTGGATGAAAATATTGACCTGGTGGTCGTAGGCCCGGAAGATCCTTTGGTAAACGGGATCAGGGATTACTTTGAAGCTGACCCTGAACTAAAGGATATTGCCATGGTAGGCCCCGGCCAAGCTGGAGCTCAGCTGGAAGGTAGCAAAGATTTTTCCAAGTCATTTATGGAAAAGCACGGCATACCTACAGCTAAATCAAAAACCTTTACTGCTGACAATATAAACGAAGGACTGTCTTATCTGGATACCTGCAACACACCCATAGTACTCAAAGCCGATGGTCTGGCTGCGGGTAAGGGAGTCATCATAAGTGAGAGCCGTGACGAAGCAAAAACAGCATTAAAGTCCATGCTGGTGGATAAACAATTTGGAGAGGCCAGCTCAAAAGTACTGATAGAAGAGTTCCTGAAAGGGATAGAGTTATCAGTTTTTGTGCTTAGTGATGGTACAGACTATGTACTTTTACCTGAAGCTAAAGACTATAAACGTATCGGTGAAGGTGACACCGGGCTGAATACTGGTGGTATGGGAGCTGTTTCTCCCGTAAGCTTCGCCAATACAGATTTTATCAATAAGGTGAAAAGTAAAGTAATAGAGCCCACTATTGAAGGTCTTAAAAAAGAAAGTATAGATTACAAAGGTTTTATCTTTATCGGGTTGATGAACGTAGGTGGTGAACCTTATGTGATCGAGTATAACGTTAGAATGGGAGACCCTGAAACACAGGTAGTCTTCCCGCGGATAGAAAGTGATGTGGCAGAATTGCTTTATGCAGCTGCCATCGGGAACTTAAAAAATATTTCGTTGCAAATAAGTGACCTTGTAGCCACCACCGTGGTGCTTGTAGCAGGTGGCTATCCTGAAGCATATGAAAAAGGCAACGTAATACACGGCTTGGCGGATGTTACAGATGCGTTGGTCATCCATGCCGGAACAAAACAGAAGGATTACAAGTTTGTAACCAATGGAGGCAGGGTACTGGCGATAACCGGCCAGGGAGAAACTCTTGAAGAAGCCCTCGAAAAATCATACTACGGAGCAAAATGCATTTCATGGGATGACATGTATTACCGAAAAGACATTGGTAAAGACATTTTGGCTCTGCAGGTCAATCAGCTAAAGTAA
- a CDS encoding PSP1 domain-containing protein gives MAGCSACGSGDGKVAGCKNNGGCLTGGCNKMNVFDWLSNMDLPVVDKFNIVEVRFKGGRKDFFRNSENLQLTTGDAIVVDVPNGHHIGHVSLQGELVRLQMQKKKINDDDEIKKIYRIAHQKDLEKYEEVSKREMPTLYKTRQIINDLKLDMKLSDVEYQADNSKATFYYSADDRVDFRELIKLLAAEFKIRVEMRQISLRQEAGRLGGIGSCGRELCCSTWLSDFKSVSTSAARYQNLSLNPSKLSGQCGRLKCCLNYELETYMEALKDIPELEKPLITEKGVAKLQKTDIFRKVMWFGYDDENTWHPIGVRRVNEIIKLNKAGKKPASLLEDDVPGKDDHVALNSDLEKMDRKFKSQPGNKKKKSRNKKRKNFRNRKKNNQSNQSK, from the coding sequence ATGGCGGGATGTAGTGCTTGCGGCTCCGGAGATGGAAAGGTGGCAGGATGTAAGAATAATGGAGGATGCCTTACCGGAGGATGCAATAAAATGAATGTTTTTGACTGGCTTTCCAATATGGACCTGCCGGTTGTAGATAAATTTAATATAGTAGAAGTAAGATTTAAAGGTGGCAGAAAAGATTTCTTCAGAAACTCGGAAAACCTTCAGCTTACTACAGGTGATGCTATTGTGGTTGATGTACCTAACGGACATCATATTGGTCATGTCTCTTTGCAGGGTGAGCTGGTCAGGCTCCAGATGCAAAAGAAGAAGATCAATGATGATGATGAGATTAAGAAAATCTACAGAATAGCTCACCAAAAAGACCTGGAAAAATATGAAGAGGTAAGCAAAAGAGAAATGCCTACACTCTATAAAACCAGGCAGATTATCAATGACCTTAAGCTGGACATGAAGTTGTCAGATGTAGAATATCAGGCCGATAATAGCAAAGCTACTTTCTATTACTCTGCAGACGATCGTGTCGATTTCCGAGAGCTGATCAAGCTATTAGCTGCTGAGTTTAAGATCAGAGTAGAAATGCGCCAGATCAGCCTGCGGCAGGAAGCCGGACGACTCGGAGGCATTGGCTCCTGCGGGCGTGAATTATGCTGTTCTACCTGGCTTTCCGATTTCAAAAGTGTTTCTACAAGCGCTGCCAGGTATCAAAACCTTTCATTAAACCCCAGTAAGCTCTCAGGACAGTGCGGAAGACTAAAATGTTGCCTTAATTATGAGCTCGAAACTTATATGGAGGCACTGAAAGACATCCCCGAACTCGAAAAACCGCTAATCACCGAAAAAGGTGTTGCAAAACTTCAGAAAACAGACATTTTCAGGAAGGTGATGTGGTTTGGCTATGATGATGAAAACACCTGGCACCCTATTGGTGTTAGACGTGTTAATGAAATCATTAAACTTAATAAAGCAGGTAAAAAACCAGCCTCCCTGCTGGAAGATGACGTTCCTGGCAAAGATGACCACGTTGCACTTAACAGCGACCTGGAAAAAATGGATCGCAAGTTCAAAAGCCAACCTGGAAATAAGAAAAAGAAAAGCAGGAACAAGAAGCGTAAAAACTTTAGAAATCGTAAAAAAAACAATCAAAGTAATCAGAGTAAATGA
- a CDS encoding gliding motility lipoprotein GldH, whose product MIKQASIILLFLISGLMACDSNRIYEENIDLENKTWIADSGLTFQFQIKNLEKKYNLYYNLRNSVSYPFQNIYVNYTLEDTLGNKIATELVNKDLFHPKTGKPYGDGLGDIFDHRFPILKDYQFEQAGIYRLKLEQFMRRDSLPEILSVGVRVEDATGQSE is encoded by the coding sequence ATGATAAAGCAGGCGTCAATAATTCTTCTTTTCCTGATCTCAGGACTCATGGCATGCGACAGCAATAGAATATATGAAGAAAATATAGATCTGGAAAACAAGACATGGATCGCTGACTCAGGTTTAACGTTTCAGTTTCAGATTAAAAACCTGGAGAAAAAATATAATTTGTATTACAATCTCAGAAATTCAGTTTCCTACCCTTTCCAAAATATATATGTTAACTATACGCTGGAAGATACTCTTGGGAATAAAATAGCCACAGAATTGGTAAATAAAGATCTTTTTCACCCTAAAACAGGAAAACCCTACGGCGATGGGCTGGGTGATATTTTTGATCACCGTTTCCCGATTCTGAAAGACTACCAGTTTGAACAAGCCGGGATATACAGGCTTAAACTCGAACAGTTTATGAGAAGGGATTCCCTCCCCGAGATACTTTCTGTTGGGGTACGTGTTGAAGACGCTACAGGCCAGTCTGAATGA
- the trkA gene encoding Trk system potassium transporter TrkA, with amino-acid sequence MRIIIAGAGDVGFHLAKLLAYERQDIILIDKDGDTLRQASSSLDVGILKGSSTSYKILEEADVQNADLLIAVTSSEETNLTTAMIGKHLGAKKTIARIQNLEYLLDKEKLDLKDLGIDEIISPESLAAKEIKRLLKEVALTDTFDFDQGKLSLVGVTIDENSKLCNKTMVEVAHLNPNQNFVTVAILRQNNTIIPHGENRFIEGDHAYFIAQPDGVDSVLELSGKQKQEIKNIMILGGSKVGFHAARRLSRKFNVKLIESDKDKCFELADQLRNVMVINGDGRDVELLQEEGIEEMDAFIAVTGNSETNIISCLVAKNNNVKKTVALVENIDYIHLSQNIGVDTMINKKLIAANFIFRYIRQGDVISLTSIHGVDAEILEFIVKAGSKITEKEIRNLEFPKGAIIGGVVRNGVGYTTMGDFQFRPKDRAVVLCRPECIHAVEKFFK; translated from the coding sequence ATGAGGATCATTATCGCAGGAGCAGGAGATGTTGGCTTTCACTTAGCCAAGCTGTTAGCTTACGAAAGACAGGATATAATACTGATAGACAAGGATGGCGATACACTCAGGCAAGCGTCCAGCAGTTTGGACGTAGGAATACTGAAAGGCAGCTCAACTTCGTATAAGATACTTGAAGAGGCAGATGTACAAAATGCCGACCTCCTCATAGCTGTAACCTCCTCAGAGGAAACCAATCTGACCACCGCCATGATTGGCAAACATCTTGGAGCAAAAAAGACCATAGCCAGAATACAAAACCTGGAATACCTGCTGGATAAGGAAAAGCTGGACCTGAAAGATCTGGGAATAGACGAAATTATTTCGCCGGAATCACTTGCTGCAAAAGAAATCAAAAGGCTTTTGAAAGAAGTTGCTTTGACCGACACTTTTGACTTTGACCAGGGTAAATTGTCGCTTGTAGGTGTTACTATTGATGAAAACAGCAAGCTTTGCAATAAAACGATGGTTGAGGTGGCGCATCTCAACCCTAATCAAAACTTCGTAACCGTTGCCATTCTACGGCAAAATAATACTATAATACCTCATGGCGAAAACAGGTTTATTGAAGGTGATCATGCTTATTTTATTGCCCAACCAGATGGCGTTGACAGTGTTTTAGAGCTTTCAGGCAAACAAAAACAGGAAATTAAGAATATAATGATCCTGGGAGGCAGTAAAGTTGGATTCCATGCAGCAAGAAGGTTGAGCAGGAAATTCAATGTAAAGCTTATCGAAAGCGACAAGGATAAATGCTTTGAGCTGGCAGACCAGCTTCGGAATGTAATGGTCATTAACGGGGATGGCCGCGATGTGGAGCTGCTTCAGGAGGAGGGCATTGAGGAGATGGATGCATTTATCGCAGTAACGGGTAACTCTGAAACAAATATAATTTCGTGCCTGGTAGCGAAGAATAATAATGTAAAGAAAACTGTGGCTTTGGTAGAAAATATCGACTACATACACCTGTCTCAAAACATCGGCGTCGATACCATGATCAACAAAAAGCTGATTGCTGCTAACTTTATATTCCGATACATTCGTCAGGGAGATGTTATCTCCCTGACCAGCATACACGGTGTGGATGCAGAGATACTCGAGTTTATTGTAAAAGCCGGATCCAAAATCACCGAAAAAGAAATAAGGAACCTGGAGTTCCCGAAAGGAGCTATTATCGGGGGAGTAGTACGAAACGGGGTGGGCTATACCACTATGGGAGATTTCCAGTTCAGGCCAAAAGACCGGGCAGTAGTACTTTGCCGTCCGGAGTGTATCCACGCTGTTGAGAAATTCTTCAAATAA
- a CDS encoding TrkH family potassium uptake protein, which produces MRFNFWLITNILGLLLVINGIFMLLCLPFSIYYREDIWHLATSGAVSIVVGAITWLGTRNEQKKELKKKDGYLIVTLGWLCMSCFGALPYILSGTIPDFTNAFFETISGYTTTGASVMTDIESAPKGILFWRSLTQWIGGMGIIVLAVAILPILGIGGMQLFVAEAPGISPDKMKPRIKEVAKRLWFIYLGLTLIETVLLMFGGMTFYDALNHSLTTMATGGFSTKNASVAYYDSAYIHYVIIIFMFLAGTNFTITYFGLKGKFRKVWANEEFRNYLLVVLLLSICISFFVFSSKWEGFEKSFRDSLFQVVSIITTTGYVTADYTKWAPFLTIVFFLLMFVGASTGSTAGGIKVVRHTLLFKNSFLEMRRQLHPSAVIPVRLNGAAVSRSITYNVLAFVMIYMLVYAIGVFLLSFTGVEFDTALGAVATSLGNIGPGLGEVGPVDNFNSITPFGKWILSFLMLLGRLELFTVLMLFNMNFWQKY; this is translated from the coding sequence ATGAGGTTTAACTTCTGGTTAATAACCAATATACTGGGGCTGCTACTTGTTATCAATGGCATTTTCATGTTGTTATGCCTTCCTTTCTCCATATACTACAGAGAAGATATCTGGCATTTGGCCACCTCAGGAGCTGTTTCTATTGTAGTTGGCGCAATTACATGGCTTGGAACCAGAAATGAACAAAAGAAAGAGCTAAAGAAAAAGGATGGTTACCTTATCGTTACACTGGGGTGGTTGTGCATGTCGTGTTTTGGCGCTCTGCCATACATTTTATCCGGCACTATTCCTGACTTTACTAATGCATTCTTTGAAACCATATCCGGTTATACTACCACCGGAGCTTCGGTGATGACCGACATTGAAAGCGCCCCAAAAGGCATTCTATTTTGGAGGAGCCTTACACAGTGGATAGGTGGTATGGGTATCATAGTATTAGCCGTTGCCATTCTCCCCATATTAGGTATTGGAGGTATGCAGCTATTTGTGGCGGAAGCGCCGGGTATATCGCCAGACAAAATGAAACCCCGGATTAAAGAAGTTGCTAAGAGATTGTGGTTCATTTACCTTGGCCTGACCCTGATAGAAACCGTACTCCTTATGTTTGGAGGCATGACCTTCTATGATGCCCTCAACCACTCCCTTACCACTATGGCAACCGGGGGCTTTTCAACAAAAAATGCCAGCGTAGCATACTATGACTCTGCCTATATTCACTATGTGATCATCATTTTTATGTTCCTCGCGGGTACAAACTTCACCATTACTTATTTTGGTTTGAAAGGAAAATTCAGGAAAGTATGGGCCAATGAAGAGTTTAGAAATTACCTGCTTGTGGTTCTGTTGTTATCCATTTGCATATCCTTTTTTGTATTTTCATCCAAATGGGAAGGCTTTGAAAAGTCATTTCGAGACTCCCTTTTTCAGGTGGTTTCCATTATAACTACCACTGGTTATGTTACTGCCGACTATACAAAATGGGCACCATTCCTGACCATAGTTTTCTTTTTGCTCATGTTTGTGGGTGCCTCAACGGGCTCTACTGCCGGAGGTATCAAAGTGGTAAGGCATACACTACTTTTTAAAAATAGTTTCCTGGAAATGCGGAGACAGCTCCATCCTTCTGCAGTGATCCCTGTAAGGTTAAACGGAGCCGCTGTTAGCCGTAGTATTACTTACAATGTGCTTGCCTTCGTCATGATCTACATGTTGGTTTATGCCATAGGCGTATTCCTGCTGTCCTTCACCGGCGTAGAGTTTGATACTGCCCTGGGTGCAGTTGCCACCTCTCTGGGTAACATCGGCCCCGGATTAGGAGAGGTAGGCCCTGTAGACAATTTCAACAGTATCACTCCTTTTGGTAAATGGATACTTTCTTTTCTGATGCTGCTAGGCAGGCTTGAACTATTTACTGTATTGATGCTCTTCAATATGAATTTTTGGCAGAAGTATTGA
- the secDF gene encoding protein translocase subunit SecDF: MRNKGAVVFLTIIITLLCVYYLSFTFVARNIQQDAIDYATGESGVVDLSKKQAYLDSIYNLPVYNLFGAEFTYKEVKDTELSLGLDLQGGMHVTLEVSPVDIIKGLSGNSQDPAFLTAIEKAREKQRNSQERFADLFYESYQETTEKPLADIFATAANRGRISRSDSDDAVMEIISKEIEDAIDRSFIILRTRIDQFGTSQPNIQRLQGTGRIQIEIPGADNPERIRKLLQGVAKLEFWEVAELSEINNSLVAINDMLVKEQQAKTELNASDLKTEVQEEAAAGEEELGDALSSADTDTTDETGSDLDAALSGDTTAGDQLDSLVNNEVSPLFALIKARDGLVYDVSDTAIIGKILRREDVQSILPRTVKPLWEVKPTVNEQTGEEYLQLYFVRKGRGGNAKLTGEVITDARQDLDQYSRPAVSMQMNALGTRVWAKMTADAANQTPKGRIAIVLDNLVYSAPYVNGEIPNGSSQISGNFSIEEAKDLANILKAGSLPAPTRIVEEAIVGPTLGKIARDQGIISIVSGLVIVVLFMIAYYSKGGFVANIALVFNVFFILGILAQFNASLTLPGMAGILLTIGMSIDANVLIFERIREELNNGVKLRAAITDGYKKAFSSIVDANVTTLLTAVILYVLGQGPVKGFAITLMIGIVCSFFSAVYITRVIIEWMVRKGDESKVSFKTPLSKSMLADFGIDFMGKRRLAYLISGAIIVIGLAIVAVQGLNLGVDFKGGRSYIVNFQSPVAATDMKLALSESLEGAGTEVKNFGSNNIMKVTTSYMVDDESDTADEEVKNAVISGIESFTGQKYVANSSQVDAEHFTISGSSKVGATIADDIKSSSYEAGIFSIVIIFLYILIRFRKWQFSTGAIVAVVHDTLFVFAMFGIAGVFGIRFEIDQVFVAALLTVIGYSINDTVVVFDRIREYLNLGTSSDRIKVFNSAINTTLNRTLMTSFTTLIVVLILFIFGGEVLRGFSFALLVGIIVGTYSSIFIASPVVIDLDKKKIE, translated from the coding sequence ATGCGAAATAAAGGTGCAGTAGTATTTTTAACAATCATTATTACGTTGCTGTGCGTCTATTATCTGTCGTTCACATTTGTGGCGAGAAATATTCAGCAAGATGCCATAGACTATGCAACGGGCGAGTCAGGAGTCGTTGATCTTAGCAAGAAACAGGCATACCTTGATTCTATTTACAATTTACCTGTTTACAACCTGTTTGGTGCGGAGTTTACATACAAAGAGGTAAAAGATACCGAGCTCAGCCTTGGTCTGGATCTTCAGGGCGGGATGCACGTTACTTTAGAAGTCTCTCCTGTTGATATCATCAAAGGCCTGAGTGGAAACAGCCAGGATCCGGCTTTCCTTACTGCCATAGAAAAGGCGAGAGAAAAGCAGAGAAACAGCCAGGAAAGATTTGCTGATCTTTTCTACGAATCATATCAGGAAACAACGGAGAAGCCTTTAGCAGATATTTTTGCCACTGCCGCCAATCGTGGCAGAATCAGCAGAAGCGACAGTGATGATGCTGTAATGGAAATTATCTCCAAGGAAATTGAGGATGCCATCGACAGGTCATTCATTATTTTAAGAACAAGGATTGACCAGTTTGGTACTTCGCAGCCGAATATTCAAAGGCTGCAGGGCACGGGAAGAATACAAATAGAAATACCCGGAGCTGATAACCCCGAAAGGATAAGAAAACTTCTGCAAGGAGTGGCTAAACTTGAATTCTGGGAAGTAGCTGAACTCAGTGAGATTAACAATTCTCTTGTAGCTATAAATGATATGCTTGTAAAAGAGCAGCAGGCTAAAACAGAACTTAATGCATCTGACTTAAAAACAGAAGTACAGGAAGAGGCAGCGGCAGGCGAAGAAGAGCTGGGTGATGCACTTTCTTCCGCTGATACCGACACAACAGATGAAACAGGCAGCGATCTTGACGCTGCACTTAGTGGTGACACCACTGCAGGTGATCAACTCGATTCTTTGGTTAACAATGAAGTGTCCCCATTATTTGCCCTGATCAAAGCCCGTGACGGATTGGTTTATGATGTTAGCGATACGGCGATTATTGGAAAGATATTGAGAAGGGAAGATGTGCAGTCTATACTCCCAAGAACAGTTAAACCTCTATGGGAAGTAAAGCCTACTGTAAACGAACAAACAGGTGAGGAATACCTGCAGTTATATTTTGTAAGAAAAGGCCGTGGTGGCAATGCCAAACTTACCGGTGAGGTAATTACTGATGCACGTCAGGACCTTGACCAGTACAGCCGGCCTGCGGTAAGCATGCAAATGAATGCTCTAGGAACCAGAGTATGGGCTAAAATGACTGCCGACGCAGCTAACCAGACGCCAAAAGGAAGAATCGCCATTGTACTGGATAACCTTGTATATTCGGCACCTTATGTTAATGGAGAGATCCCGAATGGTAGCTCTCAGATTTCAGGTAACTTTAGCATCGAGGAAGCTAAAGATTTAGCTAACATTTTGAAAGCAGGTTCTCTGCCTGCCCCTACACGAATAGTTGAGGAAGCTATTGTAGGACCTACACTGGGGAAAATAGCTCGTGACCAGGGTATAATCTCTATAGTGTCAGGTTTGGTAATAGTGGTGCTGTTCATGATAGCATACTATTCCAAAGGAGGCTTTGTGGCCAATATTGCTTTGGTTTTCAACGTATTCTTTATTTTGGGTATCCTGGCGCAGTTTAACGCTTCACTTACCTTACCAGGTATGGCCGGTATACTCTTAACTATTGGTATGTCGATAGATGCTAACGTTCTTATTTTTGAACGTATCAGGGAGGAGCTCAACAATGGCGTGAAACTCCGGGCTGCCATCACAGATGGATACAAAAAAGCATTTAGCTCTATTGTGGATGCTAACGTAACCACATTACTTACAGCTGTTATTCTATATGTGTTGGGGCAAGGTCCTGTTAAAGGATTTGCGATTACGCTGATGATAGGTATAGTCTGTTCATTCTTCTCTGCGGTATACATTACCAGAGTTATCATCGAGTGGATGGTGAGAAAAGGTGATGAAAGTAAAGTGTCATTCAAAACGCCATTGTCTAAAAGCATGCTAGCTGACTTTGGAATCGACTTTATGGGTAAAAGGAGGCTGGCCTACCTTATCTCAGGAGCTATTATAGTTATTGGTTTGGCCATAGTTGCAGTACAGGGACTGAATTTGGGCGTTGACTTTAAAGGAGGTCGTTCGTATATCGTTAACTTCCAGAGCCCGGTAGCAGCCACGGATATGAAACTGGCACTATCAGAATCACTTGAAGGAGCCGGTACAGAGGTTAAAAACTTTGGTAGCAACAATATCATGAAGGTGACTACCTCGTATATGGTAGATGATGAATCTGATACTGCTGATGAGGAGGTGAAAAATGCAGTGATCAGCGGTATTGAATCGTTTACAGGTCAGAAATACGTGGCCAACAGCTCTCAGGTTGATGCAGAACACTTTACCATTTCAGGATCATCAAAAGTAGGAGCTACCATAGCTGATGATATTAAGAGCTCGTCCTACGAGGCGGGTATATTCTCTATTGTAATTATCTTCCTTTACATTTTGATCAGGTTTAGAAAGTGGCAGTTCAGTACAGGAGCTATTGTGGCTGTTGTTCACGATACATTGTTTGTATTTGCCATGTTTGGCATTGCAGGCGTGTTTGGTATCCGTTTCGAAATAGATCAGGTATTTGTAGCAGCACTGCTTACCGTTATTGGTTACTCCATTAACGATACCGTGGTAGTATTTGACAGGATTCGTGAATACCTGAATTTAGGAACCAGCTCTGACAGAATTAAAGTATTTAACTCAGCGATAAATACTACCCTGAACAGAACCCTGATGACATCTTTCACTACCCTCATTGTGGTATTGATCCTGTTCATCTTTGGTGGTGAGGTATTGAGAGGCTTCTCTTTTGCCTTGTTGGTAGGTATAATCGTGGGTACTTATTCTTCGATCTTTATTGCATCTCCGGTGGTAATTGACCTGGATAAGAAGAAGATAGAGTAA
- a CDS encoding uridine kinase family protein: MDPFIIGITGGSASGKTLFLNSLLREFDKKDVCLISQDNYYLPRDQQPLDENGVKNFDTPQSIDDKAFAADIRKIKAGEGFSRLEYTFNNPNVVAQMLKFDAAPIVVIEGLFVMHFKEINELLDLRLFISAKDHVKLKRRIVRDKVERGYDLDDVLYRFEKHVMPTYERYLEPLKEEADLIIPNNKSFDSALKVLSGFLRSRLNK; this comes from the coding sequence GTGGATCCGTTTATTATAGGCATTACGGGAGGGAGTGCTTCAGGTAAAACTTTATTTTTAAACAGCCTGTTACGCGAGTTTGATAAAAAAGATGTGTGTCTTATCTCTCAGGATAACTACTATTTACCCCGCGATCAGCAACCTCTTGATGAAAACGGTGTAAAGAATTTTGACACCCCACAATCTATTGATGACAAAGCTTTTGCTGCTGATATAAGGAAAATAAAGGCTGGGGAAGGGTTTTCACGGTTGGAATATACTTTTAACAACCCCAACGTAGTAGCGCAAATGCTTAAGTTTGATGCTGCTCCGATCGTAGTGATTGAAGGTCTCTTTGTAATGCACTTTAAAGAGATCAATGAACTTCTTGATCTCAGGCTGTTTATTTCTGCTAAAGATCATGTGAAGCTTAAGCGAAGGATAGTAAGAGATAAAGTCGAAAGAGGATATGATCTTGATGATGTACTCTATCGCTTTGAAAAACATGTGATGCCAACCTATGAAAGGTACCTGGAACCTCTAAAGGAAGAGGCTGACTTGATAATCCCAAACAACAAAAGTTTTGACAGTGCGCTGAAGGTCCTTTCGGGCTTTTTAAGATCAAGGCTGAATAAATAA
- a CDS encoding non-canonical purine NTP diphosphatase, with the protein MEICFATNNTNKINEIKRLLPSHIRLVSLADIGCDEELREDQKTLEGNSHQKADYVYKNYKVSCFADDTGLEVFALDGEPGVRSARYAGEIRSNEDNINLLLKNLEGSENRKAQFRTVVTLILNGKVRQFEGIVRGEIIKERIGTDGFGYDPVFIPKGYDKTFAQMNIEEKNLISHRGIAIRKLIEYLSTHIKN; encoded by the coding sequence ATGGAAATCTGTTTTGCCACAAACAACACAAACAAAATAAATGAAATTAAACGCTTGCTCCCCAGCCATATAAGGCTGGTGAGTTTAGCGGATATAGGCTGTGATGAAGAGCTGCGGGAGGATCAAAAGACCCTTGAGGGTAATTCTCACCAGAAGGCTGACTATGTTTATAAAAACTACAAAGTATCATGCTTTGCAGATGATACAGGGCTGGAAGTGTTTGCCCTTGATGGTGAACCAGGAGTCAGGTCGGCCCGATATGCCGGTGAGATACGGAGTAACGAAGACAATATCAATTTGCTCCTTAAGAATCTCGAAGGCAGCGAAAACAGAAAGGCTCAATTTAGAACGGTGGTTACACTTATCCTTAATGGCAAAGTCAGGCAGTTTGAAGGTATCGTGAGAGGTGAAATAATAAAAGAAAGAATCGGGACTGATGGTTTTGGCTATGACCCCGTTTTTATACCAAAAGGCTATGATAAAACCTTTGCCCAAATGAATATTGAGGAAAAGAACCTGATCAGCCATAGAGGCATAGCTATCAGAAAACTTATTGAATACTTATCAACCCATATAAAAAACTAA
- a CDS encoding FKBP-type peptidyl-prolyl cis-trans isomerase: MAMNKYSLYLVSLLIIAGIFSCSNDDESGLSVQEQFEKEIELIDQYLDDNNIEALVDSASGLRYVIKNDTISEHPQVTDVIIFNYEGRFLSDEVFEQGDSVETTLGSLVPGFQRGLQFFSEGTSGTLFIPSYYAYGKTGQGPVPPNTPLIFEVDLIEVK; the protein is encoded by the coding sequence ATGGCAATGAATAAATATTCATTATACCTGGTTTCCCTGCTGATAATTGCTGGCATATTCAGTTGTTCGAACGATGACGAGTCAGGACTTTCAGTTCAGGAGCAGTTTGAGAAGGAAATAGAGCTGATAGATCAATACCTGGATGATAATAACATAGAGGCTCTTGTGGATTCAGCATCAGGGCTTCGTTATGTAATTAAAAATGACACGATAAGTGAACACCCTCAGGTTACGGATGTAATTATATTCAACTATGAGGGCAGGTTTTTATCTGATGAAGTTTTTGAGCAGGGGGATTCTGTAGAGACTACTTTAGGTAGCCTTGTTCCTGGTTTCCAAAGAGGGTTGCAATTTTTCTCCGAAGGAACCTCAGGTACATTGTTTATTCCTTCATATTATGCTTATGGTAAAACAGGGCAAGGCCCGGTGCCGCCGAATACGCCTCTGATATTTGAAGTAGACCTTATTGAGGTAAAATAG